Genomic window (Saccharomyces cerevisiae S288C chromosome X, complete sequence):
GGAACAATTTTTCCGTGTTTTAAACTTCCTCAGTAGaagtatttttatttagtCGACTATAAAGGTGGAAGTCCATACTTAAGAGATATTAAGGGTATTTTGATCAACAAGTAAGTAACAATCGttataaaaatacaatagCAAAAGTATGAGCGGAGAAAATCGTGCTGTGGTGCCGATTGAATCAAACCCTGAAGTTTTTACAAATTTTGCACATAAATTAGgtttaaaaaatgaatggGCGTATTTCGATATCTATAGCTTAACAGAGCCAGAGTTACTAGCATTCTTACCAAGGCCAGTGAAGGCCATTGTGCTGCTATTTCCGATAAACGAGGATAGAAAATCGAGTACCAGTCAACAAATTACAAGTTCTTATGATGTTATATGGTTTAAGCAATCAGTCAAAAATGCGTGCGGATTGTATGCaattcttcattctttGAGCAATAACCAGTCATTGTTGGAGCCCGGCTCCGACTTGgacaattttttaaaatctcAAAGTGATACTTCAAGCTCGAAGAATAGGTTTGATGATGTTACTACCGACCAATTCGTCTTGAATGTAATAAAAGAGAATGTACAAACATTTTCTACTGGCCAGTCAGAAGCACCAGAAGCAACTGCAGATACTAATCTACACTATATCACATATGTGGAAGAGAACGGAGGGATATTTGAACTGGATGGAAGGAATTTGAGCGGACCCCTCTATTTGGGAAAGAGTGACCCAACTGCCACCGATTTGATTGAACAGGAATTAGTTAGAGTGAGAGTCGCCTCATATATGGAAAAtgcaaatgaagaagatgtaTTAAACTTTGCTATGCTAGGATTGGGCCCTAATTGGGAATAATAATTGTTTTATTACTGCGTAGTCAAATATGTATTTACAGAATTCttttaaatatataatTCACCTACTCATCATAGCCACCGccaaaagaaaggaaaccTCCAGTTTGTCTGGAATGTCTCGAAAAATAATCGAAATCGATGGACACAGCGTTTGCTAATAACACGGCCCTTTGATCCAAAGTTAGTACTTGAGAACTTAGCATCTCAGTAGGataaatattatcaaaGCATCTCTGCGAATCAAATCTAACAACATAAACACCAGTATCGGTAAACATTTCTCTTCCTAAACCAACCCAATTTCTGTCTACACTCGCCATTATCTTACCATCAGCATCTGTTACAGGAAAATCAAATGATAAGAAAGGTGCATCTATCTTACCAAATTGGTCAAAAGTGGATCCTTCTACTCCATCTTTCTGGAATAATTCGTAACGACGCCTCCAGAGATGCCAGTTCTGAATGGTCTCTCCTACTGTCGTTCCTTCTTTACCGTCGTGATAGTGAGTGGAGTCACTGCCATTATCAACATACGCGGAAGGAGGTATGATAGTCTTTATATGAGAATTGATGAACGAAAAGGGCCTTTTAATCGTCATTATTACATTTCCCCAATTATCAAAGACATCTACCAAAAAAGGACGATGTAGACGATAAAACTGCCGCATTATGGCCTTTGTTATAGAAAAATCTCTTTCCATCATTGATGCTATTTTGTTTCCGTTCACATCCATTATGGCATACCTATTAGCCTGCTCGAAACCTAGAAAAACGTTCATAAATTCTATTTGCCTTTCGATAATAACTGTCGGTTCATTAAGTATCGTAGTAGCTATAGGATCATGTACTTTTATTATCCCGCTATtgctattttctttaaatgcTTTTACTGATGGCGCCTTCGTTATTTGGTTCTTTTCACGAATTACTCTCCTAAATGGACCGTTTCTGATTACTTTACCAGAAGAAACCGTTAATGTTTTACTCAGTGTACTGAAATTTCTCATACATGATCGGTAAGTTAGAAATATTGCCGTTCTATGCATGTCGGTGTTATCCTTTATGTTTGACCTTtaatcttcttttgttttgtcttttttcatttcgtACTTTTCAAATCCTTATTGCCGGTAGGCTTACAAACTTGAATGAAGTATATAACGAAGTCAATGAAACCTCTCCCATACTAGGTTCGGAACCTGTTAAGGGGAACAAGACCGCGCACTTGTTatgaaaattcttcctATAACTATATTGAAAGCTATTTTTCCACATCGGCAGACAAACGACTGTCCAGACTTAGTAAAGCTCTTGGTCGATTTTGTACATTGCCTTTCCTTTACAGCTCCAagatattatatatatttttgacAAGGTAATCAATTGCCCCACAAATCTTCCATATAAAAACCTATATATGCTATTAACCGAATGGCAATTCCCTCTATCTCATATCTCACCTCTACAGTAATCCTTCCGTGGTATCTGGTCTATAGAAATGGGTACTGTTTCATTTAAACGTGTTATCACTTGATCCAATGGTTACCATCTGACTTTGGCATCAATCCCTTCTTAAAAAGTAACCAATCAATGATATGCGATTGTTTATGAAGTCCATTCAACAAACAATGGGAGTTTGGCCGAGTGGTTTAAGGCGTCAGATTTAGGTGGATTTAACCTCTAAAATCTCTGATATCTTCGGATGCAAGGGTTCGAATCCCTTAGCtctcattattttttgtatttttttttttcacttccCATCTTTCCAAGAATCTTAGGAGAGGTGCCGCAGTACTTTTTTGGACTGAGCAAGAAGTATCGCAAAGCATGGAAAAGTAAGAAGGGTATAGCAAAAGTCTTTTCACAATAAGAGGATATTTTGCAGGCAAATTTCTGAAGACCACATAATATCGTCTTCTTGGCGCAACTAAGACGCAGAGAAATGcttgttttcaaaagggGTATTCACGTAGTACCTAAACTACCAAATTCTAAGGCCCTACTGCAAAATGGAGTGCCTAATATACTCAGTTCTTCGGGATTCAAGACGGTGTGGTTCGACTACCAGCGATATCTATGTGATAAGCTAACGCTGGCGACAGCGGGACAGTCTTTGGAATCATATTATCCATTTCACATATTGCTGAAAACTGCAGGAAATCCATTACAGTCAAACATCTTCAATTTGGCGTCCTCTATCCATAATAACCATTTATTCGTGGAGAACATTCTACCTTCTGCTGTTGAACATGGCACTAACTCGAACGCCGTTGTGAAGACAGAGCCTTCTAGGCTTTTTTTAtccaaaatcaaagattCATTCAACGGCAGCGATTGGGAAGTAGTGAAGGAGGAAATGATTTACCGTGCTGAGAATGAAGTCTTGGGACAAGGCTGGTTATTTCTAGTTGAAAACAATGAGAAAAAACTCTTCATATTAACGagcaataataatggtACGCCGTATTATTTTCCCAGGAACCAGTCATTTGATTTAAACAGTGCGATATCCATCGATGAATTTGCTACCTTGAAACAAATGAAAGAACTGATAGGAAAGTCTACTAAGTTGAATGGTAAGGTTCAAGACTGGACCATGCCTATAATCTGTGTCAATCTGTGGGATCATGCTTATTTACATGATTATGGCGTTGGTAACCGGTCCAAATACGTGAAGAATGTTCTAGATAACTTGAATTGGTCAGTGGTAAATAATAGGATATTCTCTGGTATATCGaagtaatgaaaagaaaggaagcGATAGCCTCTTACCCTCATATGTAATTATAAAGGTATCGGGTAGAAGGGGATCTACCAAAATCTTATATACTGTAAatagttttattttatccTCTCGCTCGTGTTTTAAACAACCTTAATGGCAATTactttatcattttcatctttcaGCATTGTGGCCCTATTTCTATCGCATAGGGGCTTCAAACAATAATAGAGCAAGCTTTCGGGCATTCTATGGAACTCCCAATTGACTGTTTCATCACCTTCACTCAATTCGTATAACGTAATGACTTGATTCAGTTTTCCAGAGTCTTCGAACCACTGTAGTATCAAAGAAGCCCAACTGTCTAAGCTCTTCcataatataaaatatcTCGTAGTGGTGGTATTGCTGCTTCTCCTACCACTTTGGTCAATCGGTAAGCATTTGCCTTCTTTGGTCATTTGCGACcaaatttcatcaataaatACCTGTGATACAGATCTTTGGATGTCCTCATTATTAAAAAGATTTTTcgagattttttttgaatcgTCATTATCTGTACTTCCACTATCTAGTTCGTTGTCATTGATTACAGTCCCGTCAACAGACATGtaccaaattttcttggtcTTGCAATATTGTGATATGATGTCTATCCACGTACTTATCTGTTGTCTCCTTGTTAAAGAATTGGGTTGACGGGTATATAGTGGAGGGAATGAGTATACTGGAGGTAATGCAGACATAATACACTTGCTATATTAGCGCAACAAGAATAATTCTGAGTGATGCTTTGAATTCAAATGGTTTAGTTGAGAAAATGTTAAAGAAATAACTGGACAAGCGAACTGCCtgcaaaaatttttgacaaCCTTTCTGATATGCTTAACTTTTATGAATTAGGTATTTTTCTTAAGGGACAACAAATCCAGAAGAACGAAATTATTTGAGGAACCAGTTAAAAAGGTTATTTAACGAACACTAttaatgcaaaaaaatctctTGTACATGTTCATTACTCTATTCATGGGGTGTAATCATTTGTAGGCACAAAATGCAGACTCTTCAGTAGAAAGGAGCAAGTTCGATGAACAGTCCTTAGCTAACGCAaatatctaaaaaaatattcatatGAAGACTCTTTCTATCTACTATAGTTTACAAATATAATACTGTATATAAGACCATTTATTGGCTTAAAAGATTTTAACCAAGAGCAATCCTATGGAACGTTCTGTCCCACTTCACtcaagtttttgaaagggtaaaaattaaaaaaattatagaaTTAACAGTAAAATGTGCTAcgttccaaaaaaaaaaaatatgcacTATAGTATATTACTACATGTAATACTTCGGTCAAATACACTGGGAGTAAGTGAAAATAGAGATTGTTATCTCCATTAGTTTCTTCACATTCAATAACTACTTTTTCCGTATGAGGCGCTTACCTCatcaaaatgaagaaaaaaaaaagtatataaGCAGCGTGATTGTCCGATCGAAATCTTTCATTTCTCACCCTCTCTCTCTTTAAACAGTCGCCCACACGTtccctctttttttttttcgattgTTTTAGTTCCCCCCctgccttttcttctttatcttgTCCTTTTTAGTTTatcacattttttttgtttttgagtATTTATCTTGTATCTAACTGTCTATCTGACTAGGAATCAATTTGTAAagttctaaaaaaaaatttaaaggcggctattgaaaatgaaatacgTTGTTGTTTCTGGTGGTGTTATCTCAGGTATTGGTAAGGGTGTTTTAGCGTCCTCTACAGGGATGCTACTGAAAACCCTCGGCCTAAAGGTTACTTCCATCAAGATTGACCCATATATGAATATTGACGCCGGGACGATGTCTCCCTTGGAACATGGTGAGTGTTTTGTACTTGATGATGGTGGGGAAACGGACTTGGATCTCGGTAATTACGAGCGGTACCTCGGTATTACCTTAAGCAGGGACCACAACATCACCACCGGTAAGATATACTCCCACGTAATTTCCAGAGAAAGGAGAGGTGATTATTTAGGTAAGACAGTTCAAATTGTTCCTCATTTGACTAACGCAATTCAGGATTGGATTCAACgtgtttcaaaaattccaGTGGATGACACAGGATTAGAACCAGACGTCTGTATCATCGAGTTAGGTGGTACGGTCGGTGACATTGAGAGTGCGCCCTTCGTGGAAGCATTACGACAATTTCAGTTCGAAGTTGGAAGAGAGAATTTCGCCCTGATCCATGTTTCACTTGTGCCCGTCATTCATGGTGAACAGAAGACGAAACCCACCCAAGCAGCAATCAAAGATTTAAGGTCATTAGGGCTTATTCCCGATATGATTGCCTGCAGATGCAGCGAAGAACTTAACAGGAGCACTATTGACAAGATTGCCATGTTTTGCCATGTGGGGCCGGAGCAAGTGGTCAACGTTCATGATGTTAACTCCACGTACCACGTTCCCTTATTGCTGCTAAAGCAACATATGATCGACTACCTCCATTCAAGGTTGAAATTAGGTGAAGTGCCTCTAACCTTGGAAGACAAGGAAAGAGGGTCTCAATTATTGACTAACTGGGAAAACATGACCAAAAACCTAGatgattctgatgatgTTGTCAAGATTGCTCTTGTGGGAAAATACACTAATTTGAAGGATTCCTACCTATCTGTGACCAAATCCTTAGAACACGCAAGCATGAAGTGCCGTCGTCAGCTAGAAATCCTCTGGGTAGAGGCAAGTAACCTAGAGCCCGAAACTCAAGAGGTGGACAAGAACAAGTTCCACGATTCATGGAATAAGCTCAGTTCCGCCGACGGAATTTTGGTTCCTGGTGGATTTGGCACGAGAGGTATTGAAGGTATGATTCTTGCTGCCAAATGGGCCCGTGAATCCGGTGTTCCCTTTCTTGGTGTCTGTCTTGGATTACAAGTTGCCGCTATCGAGTTCGCCCGCAATGTGATAGGCCGCCCAAACAGCAGTTCTACAGAATTTTTGGACGAGACACTACTAGCTCCTGAAGACCAAGTAGTCATATACATG
Coding sequences:
- the YUH1 gene encoding ubiquitin-specific protease YUH1 (Ubiquitin C-terminal hydrolase; cleaves ubiquitin-protein fusions to generate monomeric ubiquitin; hydrolyzes the peptide bond at the C-terminus of ubiquitin; also the major processing enzyme for the ubiquitin-like protein Rub1p), encoding MSGENRAVVPIESNPEVFTNFAHKLGLKNEWAYFDIYSLTEPELLAFLPRPVKAIVLLFPINEDRKSSTSQQITSSYDVIWFKQSVKNACGLYAILHSLSNNQSLLEPGSDLDNFLKSQSDTSSSKNRFDDVTTDQFVLNVIKENVQTFSTGQSEAPEATADTNLHYITYVEENGGIFELDGRNLSGPLYLGKSDPTATDLIEQELVRVRVASYMENANEEDVLNFAMLGLGPNWE
- the AIM25 gene encoding Aim25p (Mitochondria hypothetical protein; interacts genetically with TOR1 to regulate chronological lifespan, and the response to both heat shock and oxidative stress; involved in maintaining the integrity of the mitochondrial network; negative regulator of mitophagy flux; non-tagged protein is detected in purified mitochondria in high-throughput studies; null mutant is viable and displays an elevated frequency of mitochondrial genome loss; similar to murine NOR1), which produces MHRTAIFLTYRSCMRNFSTLSKTLTVSSGKVIRNGPFRRVIREKNQITKAPSVKAFKENSNSGIIKVHDPIATTILNEPTVIIERQIEFMNVFLGFEQANRYAIMDVNGNKIASMMERDFSITKAIMRQFYRLHRPFLVDVFDNWGNVIMTIKRPFSFINSHIKTIIPPSAYVDNGSDSTHYHDGKEGTTVGETIQNWHLWRRRYELFQKDGVEGSTFDQFGKIDAPFLSFDFPVTDADGKIMASVDRNWVGLGREMFTDTGVYVVRFDSQRCFDNIYPTEMLSSQVLTLDQRAVLLANAVSIDFDYFSRHSRQTGGFLSFGGGYDE
- the RSM26 gene encoding mitochondrial 37S ribosomal protein mS42 RSM26 (Mitochondrial ribosomal protein of the small subunit); protein product: MLVFKRGIHVVPKLPNSKALLQNGVPNILSSSGFKTVWFDYQRYLCDKLTLATAGQSLESYYPFHILLKTAGNPLQSNIFNLASSIHNNHLFVENILPSAVEHGTNSNAVVKTEPSRLFLSKIKDSFNGSDWEVVKEEMIYRAENEVLGQGWLFLVENNEKKLFILTSNNNGTPYYFPRNQSFDLNSAISIDEFATLKQMKELIGKSTKLNGKVQDWTMPIICVNLWDHAYLHDYGVGNRSKYVKNVLDNLNWSVVNNRIFSGISK
- the VPS25 gene encoding ESCRT-II subunit protein VPS25 (Component of the ESCRT-II complex; ESCRT-II is involved in ubiquitin-dependent sorting of proteins into the endosome), encoding MSALPPVYSFPPLYTRQPNSLTRRQQISTWIDIISQYCKTKKIWYMSVDGTVINDNELDSGSTDNDDSKKISKNLFNNEDIQRSVSQVFIDEIWSQMTKEGKCLPIDQSGRRSSNTTTTRYFILWKSLDSWASLILQWFEDSGKLNQVITLYELSEGDETVNWEFHRMPESLLYYCLKPLCDRNRATMLKDENDKVIAIKVV
- the URA8 gene encoding CTP synthase URA8 (Minor CTP synthase isozyme (see also URA7); catalyzes the ATP-dependent transfer of the amide nitrogen from glutamine to UTP, forming CTP, the final step in de novo biosynthesis of pyrimidines; involved in phospholipid biosynthesis; capable of forming cytoplasmic filaments termed cytoophidium, especially during conditions of glucose depletion; URA8 has a paralog, URA7, that arose from the whole genome duplication); the encoded protein is MKYVVVSGGVISGIGKGVLASSTGMLLKTLGLKVTSIKIDPYMNIDAGTMSPLEHGECFVLDDGGETDLDLGNYERYLGITLSRDHNITTGKIYSHVISRERRGDYLGKTVQIVPHLTNAIQDWIQRVSKIPVDDTGLEPDVCIIELGGTVGDIESAPFVEALRQFQFEVGRENFALIHVSLVPVIHGEQKTKPTQAAIKDLRSLGLIPDMIACRCSEELNRSTIDKIAMFCHVGPEQVVNVHDVNSTYHVPLLLLKQHMIDYLHSRLKLGEVPLTLEDKERGSQLLTNWENMTKNLDDSDDVVKIALVGKYTNLKDSYLSVTKSLEHASMKCRRQLEILWVEASNLEPETQEVDKNKFHDSWNKLSSADGILVPGGFGTRGIEGMILAAKWARESGVPFLGVCLGLQVAAIEFARNVIGRPNSSSTEFLDETLLAPEDQVVIYMPEIDKEHMGGTMRLGLRPTIFQPNSEWSNIRKLYGEVNEVHERHRHRYEINPKIVNDMESRGFIFVGKDETGQRCEIFELKGHPYYVGTQYHPEYTSKVLEPSRPFWGLVAAASGTLGEVIKDINLSEGNENE